GTTTGAGGCTTTTTTCTGTGACTTGCCGAGTAATGACTTCAACATGTTGTTTAGATTGTTGTCTGAGAAACAGAAAGTTGATTCGTCCAAGTATTTCGCCGGCGGCGTCGCTGGATCGTTCTATGACCGGCTTTTCCCGAGAGGAACAATCCATGTCGCTGTGAGCTTAAGTGCTCTACATTGGCTCTCTCAGGTCAAATACATAATAATAATGtcttatattataatttttgagaTAATTAATATACTAGTGGTGCTAGGAAATAGAGTGCATGTGTTAATATTCACAACTACAATGAAGAAATCCATCATCCAAATTAATTTACAAGGGAAATTTGGCTTATGAAGGAATGTATATTCCGCATGTtagaaaaatatacatattttcttGATAATTTTGATTACTCCTAAAACAAGAACATAACACCATGAGAAACGAGTTTCTAAAATGTTTTCTATCTGAGATATCTGTGTCTGATGGCTATACCTATGATATTTGATGGATGAAACTGTTTAAATTCATATTGGAATAGAGTAGTTTCAGaaacataacactatatattaaatcatttcTAAAATGTGTGCATTGAAAGAGAGATCGATTTGGATTTTTGTAGATACCGGAGAAAGTACTGGAGAAAGGATCAATAACGTGGAACAAAGGGAAAACGTGGATAGAAGGAACGAAGAAAGAAGTGGTTGATGCATATGCAGAGCAATCAGACAAAGATTTGGATGATTTCTTGAAGTGTCGGAAAGAAGAAATGGTGGAGGGAGGAGTGTTGTTTGTGTTAATGGGTGGTCGTCCTTCAGGTTCAAGTAGTCAATTTGGTGACCAAGATACTCGAGCCAAACATCCTTTCACAACTACCATGGACCAAGCTTGGCAAGATTTAATAGATGAGGTAAATTTATCTATACACACACACGTGTGGGTGCATAATATGTATACATGCAAATACATGGTATCTTTCATGTTTTCATTACATAACTGTTCAAGATGACGTCTCACTTTATATCTCTTTGGACCGTTTCTGGCTTTCGCATTAATTAACTTGGTAAGAGGTAATGACGaatttgtttcttgtttctttttttttccaaatgaaTTTGTTTATAAATGCTAATCCTCTGAGTTTTGTTTATTCGGAATGTTTTGTCTTGTTTTCTAATACTTTTAAGTATATAGTTTGGACGTTTTAACAACtcttttcacttttgttttgcTAAAACACTACtttgcaatttttatatatatatatatatattttttatcatcACCTAAATTCACAAAACGCGAAGGaatttaaaacttttctttttaccaCTCGTgtctttaaaaagaaaattcgtAGTAATTTTCAAATCAGCTAAACTTGATGGCTAATACCATTCAAAGTTAACGTGTTATGTTAATTGCTTTAATTAGTATAGTTAATAGTTTGCTACAAACGCTAAACACACACGTTCGCGTAAACTTGAAAACGCAGTGTTTGCTTACCAAAAGGCCAACTTATaacttttatatgttttcacACATTAGccatatttttgttgttgttactaATGATAgcttaaatatgataaattaataCCACTCAAACGCTATGTGATTTGTTTGGATAAAAGGGTTTGATAGATGAAGAAACAAGAGACGGATTCAACATACCGGCGTACATGAGAAGTCCGGAGGAAGTGGCTGCCGGAGTTGACCGTATCGGTGGGTTCAAGATTGAGAAAATGGAATACATGAAAATCGTTGAGTACTCCGATGAGAAACATGAGGAGTGGAAAAAAGATCCCGTTTCGTACGGACGAGCCAGGACCAACTTGGTTCAAGCTGCTATTCGTCCTATGGTCGAGGTCTATCTTGGATTGGACCTATGCGATGAGCTCTTCAAGAGATATGAAAACCGGGTTTCTACAACCCGAGAATTTCTTCACATAACTTGTTTCTTTGGAGTCGTCGCTTTTTCTGCCATCCGGATttgattatttatgtttatatatgaaTTGTGTTTGTTcgtatttatgatttatctatGGTTTGTcgttagttttaatatttagatgTGTGTTGCGTTTACTTGCTAGAGAATGAACAACGGAGATTGGGGGTACGTGTATATGGAACATGTAGGGTTGGAAGTTATAAATCAAAACAGTTAAACAGATTATTTATACCGCAAAAACCGAACCAAGCTAAGTTTAGTGTAATCAAGCCATGCATATCGAATTTAATAAACTGAAATTTCTTGTAAGCAtcattttatgatattatttttttattatatacacACTAATAGACTGagttaaaaattattaacttaatCTTAAAGGTTATTTTACCATTCCAAAAACTTTCAACTCTGAATTGGTTCATTAGTCCCTCTCCAATTTCCATGTTTTTAATAAGGTTAAGATAACAAGTTAGCTGATAACTAATGCCCACTCTTtgattagtaattttttttgtttggaataCACGTTTatctttaacaaaataaaagttttcaaacaaaaatctttaacaaaataagaacattttaattaattatttaggtAATTTTCTATATGATAAttgagtttattttattttatcaattttttgtCATTGTAACTGATTCAAACTAATTAAAATCTATAAGCTAAACTagattatctatcttattaaaacaggaacattacaactttttctaggtgggTTTTTAAATGTGGgtttttaaaggtggacctcatatatttaaattaaatgtctcattctttatatataatacgtatcatagtctaactttgcattgatgtatttccttaaatacagttcttttttttgtttatattccatatatgatttttacatttattacatgtcgatttagataagatatatactaagaatactaaaaatattaattgtactaTAATNNNNNNNNN
This genomic stretch from Raphanus sativus cultivar WK10039 chromosome 3, ASM80110v3, whole genome shotgun sequence harbors:
- the LOC108846254 gene encoding gibberellic acid methyltransferase 2; the protein is MESPSLPVTAKDWTSTSLHRVLCMQGGESDVSYVNNSDSQALAITLSKPILISSLQSIKLFTSPLIRIADLGCATGSNTFDTVDTVVETLRGLFTAVYGDGSPEFEAFFCDLPSNDFNMLFRLLSEKQKVDSSKYFAGGVAGSFYDRLFPRGTIHVAVSLSALHWLSQIPEKVLEKGSITWNKGKTWIEGTKKEVVDAYAEQSDKDLDDFLKCRKEEMVEGGVLFVLMGGRPSGSSSQFGDQDTRAKHPFTTTMDQAWQDLIDEGLIDEETRDGFNIPAYMRSPEEVAAGVDRIGGFKIEKMEYMKIVEYSDEKHEEWKKDPVSYGRARTNLVQAAIRPMVEVYLGLDLCDELFKRYENRVSTTREFLHITCFFGVVAFSAIRI